The stretch of DNA AAGATTGTTTTCAATGTGTGGCTGGAGTGCAGGCCTACATTGTGAGGTAAACTTGGCCCCCTGAACTTCAACTgttcaatgtaaaaaaaaagtgccACTTTCAGATTTTTCAGGTAATCACAATGTGTGCTCCAAATTTCAACATAGAGGGTGATGTGAGAGCAGCTTAACCATTTGAGAGAATTTACTTCATGTTCCACTTTCTAAGGTGTACAAATGTTTCAGCATTGGattaaaactgtttaaaaagcATCACTTTTCTGCATAGGACTATTAAATGATTTATTCCAGTATATTCAGTTGGTGACTGAATAGAAATGCCGTATGAGATAAATTGCCACTGCTATTCTggatcatttctctctctcttttgctcggTCTTTTGACATGCTGTTTTGCTTAAGaaacagagggacccaggtggcgctgtgggttaaaccacagagcctagggcttgctgatcagaaggtcagcggttcgagtccctgtgacagggtgagctcccgttgctcggtcccagctcctgccaacctagcagttcgaaagcacatcaaaatgcaagtagataaataggaaccgctacagcgggaaggtaaatggcgtttccgtgtgctgctctggtttgccagaagtggctttgtcatgctggccacatgacctggaagctatacgccggctccctccgccaataatgtgagatgagcgtgcaaccccagagtcggtcacgactggacctaatggtcaggggtccctttatctttaccttttttgcTTAAGAAACAGATAATATGCCCACTGAGCAATTGGCTATGGGAAAATTAGTGAATCTACTATgcattttggaaagctgtttgctACACATTGGATGCTTCAcagccaaattttgcatgatggctTCTGAgtaggtttttttgtgtgtttatgtttggatacaatttgaatcaagatggcagaatgaacctttcaaaactgcactgatgttATCCACCGATTTCAGAACAGCACTGAGTTTTTGGTTTCTtggaattcccaagcaatgctgaCTATAAAACTacaaatactttttaaagaaaagagattATTTTGATGCCCTTTTACTCCAGTCTGTTTGTCCTACACCCCACACATGGGTTTGAGTCTTTTTTTGTAACTTCTCCCTCAATGTATAGAAGTAAGTCTCTCCCGAGAATACCAGAGTTTCATTTTGAAATGGTAGTCATGTTGATAGTGTATTAGAGTGTGGTGAGAGATGATGCTTGAAATTCTTGCTTCCTTAGAAAACCATGGTAAAATATACATTATTCACAAAAGGATATGCTACAATTGCTCTTGTATCTccttttctgcatttccttaCCATTGCATCCTTACCACTTTATCCCAGTTGTccttttgcatttaaagaaaaataaaacaattgggaACCTGCGGCTCTTTAGTTGGTgtgggacttcaattcccatcagcccccatgcCCTGGCCCAtacggtcaatggtcagggatgggagttgtcgtcATCCAGCTGTATCTGAAGGCCACGGGTTCTCCACCCTGGGTATAAAACatactcattttttattttacccctGCAGGAGCTTTTATGATCCCTTTCCTCATTTTGCTTGTCCTGGAAGGCATCCCATTGCTCCACCTTGAATTTGCCATTGGACAAAGACTTAGAAGAGGTAGTGTGGGTGTCTGGAGTTCTATCCATCCCGCCCTGAAGGGAGTCGGTAAGTTTTAATGTACTTTAATAATGGCAAGACGAATAGCATTTCTTCTACTCAACATGTTGGCGTTACAAGCATACATATGCTTTCATGCGAGGTGTTTAGGTTGGAATCACCAAGCCTCACTCAAATTTTATttgccgggggtgtgtgtgtgttccacacaCCACCATAATTGATTTGCAACACTCCAGTCATTTTTCTTGGAGCAGAAAGTcctgggttttggggttttttaaagaaaaaatggaagAGTAGTGCGATCTACATGGTGctacttttccattttctttaagAAATGAACAGTGACTTTGTTGAAGGGGGAAGAGACAAGTATTTCAATAAAATTCAACAAGCTGTCCTTTATCAGATATGTGTATATTATGTAATGGTGAAAAATAATTTGGACTTTGTTTTTTTGACTTGAGACTAAAACTCAGATACACACTGATGAGGGACCAGTCTGTGGCCTCAAATTGATTTTATCAATTAACACCATACATCCAAAGCCCTCTTATGCCACTCAAACAATCatggagaattctgggcactatgtttttttttaagggtgttgggaattgtagctttgtgagatcAGCACCCTTAAATATATGGAGATTTCTGCTCCCTTCTGTGGATTATTCTTAGAAAACTACTGGATATTTCAGTGTGGAAAGGGACAGGGATACATCTTCAGAATTTTGTTGCACCTGTTAAGGTTTGTTCTGTCGTCAATTTCATTTCCTCATGATTGTTCCTCaaaatcattaattttttttaaagtacaaaaaGGATCTACCTAAAAGCTTTCTCTCTATTCCTACAGGTATAGCAGCAATGATTGTCTCCTTCTTTGTGGGTTTATACTATAATACTATTATTGCTTGGGTGATGTGGTATTTCTTCAACTCATTCCAAGAGCCACTACCCTGGAGTGAATGCCCACTTGATGGAAACAGAACAGGTACAGATTATGCTTATAATAGTTAGCAGTCTATCATAAAGAGGCTTCTCTCTGCAAACAGCATAAGAAAATACAGTCTTTTACCAAAGATAATTTTGAATTAGGATAATGTTTTAATCTGCTGAGCTGGAGACAACAACAATAGGAAAGCTTCCTCAAGACCATTTTGTAGCGTAAGGCTCAGGGcagaacattattttatttcatctatTACACATATGAAAACCTTATGTAGGGGCCAGTAAATTCATTGCCCTTCTCCCTAATAATTAGActcattgatttcattggaaAGCAAATCTGTCCTACATAGTTTGGATCTAACCAATAAATACTTTCTGGCCATTAGGAACAAATATATCTACCTAATCATtgtcactgactggcagtgactgtcCATGGTTTTAGGTGGGAGTCTCTTCcgatcctacctggagatgtcaggtctAGGTCCCTTCCCAAATGGCATCTCCCCGTGGTAAGAATAACACTTTAAAAAAGTCTTGAACCACCATTCAGGCAACAATTCCTGCCTTCAGATACCATTCCCTTTCATAGTGTCACCCAAATTTCACCCTGCTGCATGGCAAGGCCAGCCCTGAGCACAGCTGCTGGGTGCAGAGAAATCCCAGAAGCATCAGTACAGTATTGCCCAGCGGTAAGATCTGAGTGACTGTCCAAACAGAAGGGCCAAGATCCAGGAAGCTATATTAACTGAACTATCCTGCACATTATTCTGGCATCAGAACCATTTGGAAATAAGGGTGAGTTACAGTTCCAATTGCCAATGGCTTTGAGGAACAAACCTTTCTTAATAATGGGTGCCCAGGGTCTGAATTTCTCTTCCAAGGGAGGCTTATCGGTTCTACTCACTACCGGCTTTCCTTCGGCTGTTTTGGACGATCTGTTGGGTAAGCTATAGTCTTAGCAGGTTGAGCCAAGTATTGAGTCTTGAATTCTGAAAACCGCAATGAGAACTGACCTTAACATTATTTTCAAGGTGTTGTAATCTTTTAGTCTGGCTTGGAAATTGCACGGCATTTTAActgttttgtgaactgccctggaaaTGTTTTGGTGACTCAGTAAAGTctgaatagtttaaaataaatccATGTCTGCTTTCTACCAGCAATCTAGGGTGGCAATGATTAATATACTCAACAAAAAAGTGACTACCAATTAAAAGTAGCCAATTGTCTGAAACTATCAGTCAAACAAAGGGCTCACCCAGACTTGCTTTTGTGCCGAATTTCTAGGCATAGATCTGCACTTTTTTTGTTGGGTCCTGCCACTTTCTCCAGGAAAGCCCACACTTTATGGCAATCTCAGGAAAACtggaattgctgtttgttttaattcagagttaaacagcaggttttcctggggaaaatggcagAGCAAAAGTTTAAAAAGCACTCAGACAGGAAAGCTCAGTTTCTACCAGGCTGGTAGAATGGAGGGTTCCTGTGTGCTGCACTTCATGCAATGCCAATGTGTGCTTCTCTCTTTTGTTCTTGAGGGAAGAGGAGTGACTGGTCAAAGGTTGataggcagaggaggaagaaatagcaactccacccacccacacccagtcatatttattttaaataagtcTGCAGCTTTTTACTGATTAATTGATTAGAAAAATTGACTCAAAACATCTTAATTGCATAAAGAGGCAGGCACCCCAGTTGGGTATGAATTTCACGAGCCACTCCCAGTGTCCTTGCAAAGGTCAGGTGCTTTCTTGccaatgtttttaaaacaacaacaacaacaacaacaacaacaacaacaacaacaataataataattgtggcaTAGGCCACTGAAATAGGCCACTGAAAGTTTGAAATCGGGCAGTCGTTGTCCTTGCTAAGTGTCAGATGCCAGGTTAacatgtttccccacccccaaaaacctttgttttaatgcttctgtttccaatgttttaaattttgtacattgtatgttttatttttactgtaaaGTGATCTGAGACAAGCAGTGGAAAGCAGGGTATAGATTCTTTAAATGAAACAAATCTGTAAAAGTTATTGTGCATGCTCTGTTGAATTTAATGGGAGATGTGCAAGAGAGATGGGAGATGTGTGGTTTTTCATTATAATGGAGCTTTCACAGAAAAGCTTCCCACTGGATTTCAGCATTGCTCAATAGGACTGTTTCTTTGGTTTCAGGTTACTTGTACGAATGTGCAAAGAGCTCTTCTGTTGATTATTTCTGGTACAGGGAGACATTAAACGTCTCCACCAATATTGACGAGACTGGAACTGTACAGTGGTGGCTGCTGTTATGTTTAGTATGTGCCTGGGGAGTGGTGTACGTGTGCACAATTAGAGGCATTGAAACAACAGGAAAGGTACTTCTGTCTTGTATGAATGAAATCAGAGCTACTTCTTATACTGTATACTGTTTTCCAACCATTTTAGGGATTGCTGCAGCTGCTTTCCCCCAAACTGGGCTCACAGACCCTGTCTGTGTGTGTTGGTTTAAGCGGGGCGTGGGGTGTGTTTAATACCTTGGATGGTATCTTTGGGCCAGAAGGGGGCAAAACATTCTCCTTGGTGCCGTCCAGTTCTTCCCCAAGAGATCCTTCTCCACCCTGCCTCGGCtttcactttattatttattttatttacttgttaTTTTTATCAGTTGTCTCACGCAATGTGCCACTCAGCTCAGCTATACAGAGCCCTAACATAGAACAAGGgtttaaaacatagctgccaactctcccgtttttcgctggaaacccccagattttaatccgtttcccgctgttatcccgaatagaaaaaaaatcctgtaaatcccctggatttcctacctgccagggaggctccatttcgggtgccgctctgcccatgtcactggaaatcgggcagagtggcaccggaagttgcttctacgcgtagaagcaacttccggtgctgctctgctcatgtctgggcaccggaaatcgggcagcgccggcactggaagttgcttctatgcatgtccagacatgcatagaggcaacttctggtgccgcgccgctgctcatcccacatttttcagcgggagacttggcagctttggTTTAAAAACATGCTAAAATACGAGCAGTTCATAATAATGATCAAGCctagcaacaacaacatgtatcGCACCAGTGTACACACAAGCCCCAGAACAACCAAACACAGCACAAGGGGACAAACTGAGGGATGGAAATTCCATGTTTGCCGCAATGTCACAATTTTGTGGCATTGTAGGTAAGAACAGGCCCTTGTCTCAATGTGTGACCTGTAAACTCTAAAGAAATTGCAGCACATAGTTTTATCAGAGGCCGGGTTCAGATGTATTGCTGAATCAGAAAAGTCatttgtaaatactgtatatgcagaTACAAGCCAGATTCTTGTAGTGCTTATTGAGTGTGGGTTTCATGTGGTACAGCCTCAATCTGATCTGGTACCATCTAGACAGACTGAGTGATGTGGTTCCTTCCTGAGCTACATCATTCATCTGATCCACTTAGTTCTTGTTTTAGATGACACCCATATAATGTGGGGTCAGACCCTGCAGAAGTAGCTCCCGTAGAACAATTACAATTTGTACACCTGCAATATTGGCAACAGACATGCAAATCATTATGGTTTTTCTCCCAGTTTACTCCTTTCCATGCCGTTTTTCATTGAAACAAATTTACCCCATGCTTTAAATTTTCCTTGGGGGTTTGTGTTGTGCCATCAATGCACATGGCGATTTACAGAGTAAtgttaaggggtggggggaggcagttcTCCGCTTTGAAAGTGTCAAATAAAAATTTCAACAATGTGGGAGACAATAGAGCTGTGGATGGGAAGAAATGAGAGAAGTAAGAGTAACAAAAGAGGTGTATTCCTGTTGTGTGTATTCAATTGACATATTCCTTCTCCAGGCCGTGTATATAACATCAACACTTCCTTATGTTGTGCTTACAATTTTCCTGATCCGTGGCTTAACACTGAAAGGATCAACCAATGGAATCGTATATCTCTTCACGCCTGATGTAAGTATTGATTGgatccccacccaccaccccaagtAAACAGAATAACTGAAAGTTGGCCTCTGAAGAGAAATGAGCCATTTGCAGCATTATTTACACTGATTATTTTCTGGGTATCATTAAGCCCTCCATGATCAAAGtcatatagacagacagacatccCACTTTGCTGAGGAACAGGGGTTGCATAGTAAATGGTGATGCCTTGCCCTCTCCTACCTGTGCAGATGTGTTTAATGTGTGAGCTGATTCAGCAGTTTCCcagatgaccggggggggggttgtgttccACCTTCACACATAAAACCCTCAAAATCTGCCTGACTCTTCAATCCGAGCAATGCATCTCTCCTGTCAGGAGCATGGGAGGTGCCGTATTTCAATGGGAGCATATATCATTTGCACACAGGTAGCAAATGAGGTCCAATGGTTCATAGCCAGTAAGAAGATCGCAAGTAAAAGACCTGGGAAAGGCATCTTCGTCAGACCCTGGAGgactgctggcagtcagtgctgACAGGAAGGAGCTAGATAGACAGGGCCAAGGCAAGTTTCTCCTGGAAATCTTTTGCCTGGCTGTCCACACACATACCCTTCCTTGCCTTGCCTGTCCATTCTGCACCCTTCTCTTCCTATGGACTGTTCCTTCAACCTGCCTGCTGGATTATGCACTGAACCACAGGAATAGGATGGTCCTAGCAGCGGGATTCTCCCATACCACACTTTATATTAAATAAACAGGTTGCATGCTTAGAGTCACAGACTGTGCTGGCTAGGATATGCCTTTGTTCCATTTTAGCTGTAAAGTTATCCAATTTTTTAAGCTCTTTTTTTCTGTTCCTCAGGTTGCAGAATTGGCTAATCCATCCACTTGGCTTGATGCCGGAGCTCAAGTATTCTTTTCATTTTCCCTTGCCTTTGGAGGCCTCATCTCATTCTCTAGTTATAATTCAATTCAGTAAGTTGCCATACCAAATAGAAGAAGTCAATTGAATTTTGGAACACGATTTCACAACTGGTAGTAGTTCGTTTCTTGACAGTAACACCACCCAATCCTATCTCATAAGTATCTAGGAAGGCATATGTTCTTcctgagcaaaacaaaaacaaaacaaaaaacaaatgggaagaacaaaacaaagtggctggcccaagatcacccagtgagcttgttTCTGTGTTTTCGTTTCCAGTAACAACTGTGAGAAGGACGCTCTGACTATCTCTGTGGTTAATGGCCTCACATCCATTTATGCAGCTACTGTCATATACTCAATCATTGGATTCAGAGCAACAGAGAGATACGACAATTGCTTTAGCcagtaagtccccccccccccggttttccaATTAAAGCATCCCAGATCAttgttctcttccccctccccaatatgacTGCACAGACAATTATACTTCCAGGGGTTTGTGGGATCAGTTGTCTTCTCTAATAAGCAAGCAACACAGGCAGAACTGCCAATGATGTGGGAAAACAGTGGGCATGTGGTTGCCAGGACATTTTCTATGTACAAATAACCCTTGTGTATCTGGGCAAACATTAGCTACTTACAAATAGGAGAGAGCACGCAAGTTAACTTAACTTAGCTAACAACTTTGTCCTTGTGGCACAGGAAATATAGGATTGGGGGGGCATACCCTTCCATATTATTAAGAACTCTGCCTCTAAGGATCTGATATCTTTTTATTTAACTGATGGCTCTATTTTTATTACTGTCTGATAAGGTAGCAAAATACTTTCTATTTTCAATAGAAATTAGGAAGCAGATGGTAAAGTCAGAACTTACTTTTGACCCCTCTGTAATGTATCTgcattcttttaaatgtgttgttctGTGGgcataataaatttattaattcattcattatcATACTGATAAAACTTAAGAAATCTGTGTGAAGAGGCATTGATTGAAGAAGCATTGACTACTTTCCTTTTGCATTTGCAGAAATATCCTCACTCTGACAAATGCATTTGATTTGCCAGAAGGTAATGTAACTCAGGAAAACTTTGAACAAATGCAAGCTTGGCTCAACACGACAGATCCAGCAACGTTTGCAACTCTTACATTTCAGACCTGTGACCTGGAATCATTCTTAAGTGATGTAAGGTGATAACATGGAAGCTAACAAGATTATAATAAAGGACTTTATATCAATAA from Zootoca vivipara chromosome 8, rZooViv1.1, whole genome shotgun sequence encodes:
- the LOC118090404 gene encoding sodium-dependent neutral amino acid transporter B(0)AT1; its protein translation is MVKLQLPNPNLEQRIPSHEDLENLEATEADSRPKWDNKAQYMLTCIGFCVGLGNVWRFPYLCQSHGGGAFMIPFLILLVLEGIPLLHLEFAIGQRLRRGSVGVWSSIHPALKGVGIAAMIVSFFVGLYYNTIIAWVMWYFFNSFQEPLPWSECPLDGNRTGYLYECAKSSSVDYFWYRETLNVSTNIDETGTVQWWLLLCLVCAWGVVYVCTIRGIETTGKAVYITSTLPYVVLTIFLIRGLTLKGSTNGIVYLFTPDVAELANPSTWLDAGAQVFFSFSLAFGGLISFSSYNSIHNNCEKDALTISVVNGLTSIYAATVIYSIIGFRATERYDNCFSQNILTLTNAFDLPEGNVTQENFEQMQAWLNTTDPATFATLTFQTCDLESFLSDGVEGTGLAFIVFTEAITKMPASPLWSILFFIMLFCLGLSSMFGNIEGVMVPLNDLKIIPKKWPKELVTGLICVTSFLFAIIFVLRSGNYWLALFDNFAGSIPLLIIAFCEMFSVVYIYGIDRFNDDIKFMIGHKPNIFWQATWRFISPLIMLVIFFFYFVVKVREELLYNVWDPNYDLFPKSKPVGYPDWVYAIIVVLAGMPSLFIPGFAIYKGIQSLCKRRNPGRQDLISAISEASINGELKNKV